From Antedon mediterranea chromosome 9, ecAntMedi1.1, whole genome shotgun sequence, a single genomic window includes:
- the LOC140058195 gene encoding uncharacterized protein, whose amino-acid sequence MDVTALYTSIPIQDGLNAMRHFIELDTSIKYPASTILRLAELVLNTTAFNFNGKFFRQVSGISMGTKMGPNFACLFMGYFEQNVLRDFKGKKPDLFKRYIDDCVGVMSGTLDELNEFINFANNFHPAIKFTHEISDKCVPFLDISLSIDKPGLSTSVHYKATDAHTYLNYNSSHPPACKNAIPYSQLVRLRRLCSDDDDFNIKASEMIDFFNAREYPSDITVKSLRKVCQLTHKDTLQPTHNTNACDRIPLSSRIILCIRRLLTLSAITFQF is encoded by the coding sequence ATGGATGTTACGGCCTTATACACATCAATTCCTATTCAAGATGGACTTAACGCAATGAGACATTTTATTGAACTAGATACTTCAATTAAATATCCCGCATCGACAATACTACGTCTCGCTGAACTTGTACTTAATACTACAGCCTTCAACTTCAATGGAAAGTTTTTTCGGCAAGTTTCTGGGATAAGCATGGGTACAAAAATGGGACCTAACTTTGCTTGCCTCTTTATGGGGTATTTTGAGCAGAATGTGTTACGAGATTTTAAGGGAAAGAAACCAGATTTATTCAAACGGTATATTGATGATTGTGTTGGTGTTATGTCGGGAACTTTAGATGAACTTAATGAGTTCATTAACTTTGCGAACAATTTTCATCCTGCTATAAAGTTTACTCATGAAATATCTGACAAGTGTGTGCCTTTCCTTGATATTAGTTTATCTATTGATAAACCTGGTCTTTCTACATCCGTTCACTACAAAGCTACTGACGCGCACACTTATCTAAATTACAACTCTTCGCATCCTCCAGCTTGTAAGAATGCTATACCGTATTCGCAACTTGTTAGACTTCGACGTTTATGTAGCGATGATGATGACTTTAACATCAAAGCATCTGAGATGATCGATTTTTTCAATGCACGCGAATATCCATCTGACATTACTGTGAAATCTCTAAGAAAAGTTTGCCAGTTAACGCACAAAGACACATTGCAACCTACACATAATACAAATGCTTGTGACCGCATACCTCTGTCCTCACGTATCATCCTATGCATAAGAAGGTTATTAACATTGTCCGCGATAACTTTTCAATTTTGA